The Herpetosiphonaceae bacterium genome includes a window with the following:
- a CDS encoding bifunctional 4-hydroxy-2-oxoglutarate aldolase/2-dehydro-3-deoxy-phosphogluconate aldolase, giving the protein MTQLLDTLRSTRIVAVVRLERYDQAVAVAEALLEGGISAIEFTLTGSGALDAIARTRSALRTDAQIGVGTVLLPEAAEAAISAGAQFVVTPAVRPAVIAACRSRGVPILCGALTPTEVLAAHEAGADAIKIFPARAVGPQYLRDLLAPLPGLLLVPTGGIDSGNARAYLDAGAVAVGIGGNLVSAQAVAAEDWAQITATARACVDAAR; this is encoded by the coding sequence ATGACGCAGCTACTCGACACCTTGCGGAGCACACGCATTGTCGCGGTCGTACGCCTTGAGCGCTACGACCAGGCCGTAGCGGTCGCCGAAGCGCTGCTTGAGGGCGGCATCTCGGCGATCGAGTTTACGCTCACCGGCTCAGGCGCGCTCGACGCCATCGCCAGGACGCGCTCGGCGCTCCGTACCGACGCGCAGATCGGCGTGGGTACGGTGCTCCTGCCGGAGGCTGCCGAAGCCGCGATCAGCGCGGGCGCGCAGTTTGTAGTGACACCAGCCGTGCGCCCAGCGGTGATTGCCGCCTGCCGCTCGCGCGGCGTGCCGATCCTGTGCGGGGCGCTCACGCCGACCGAGGTGCTGGCGGCGCATGAGGCTGGTGCCGATGCGATCAAAATCTTCCCGGCGCGGGCGGTCGGTCCACAGTATCTCCGCGATCTGCTGGCACCGCTGCCGGGACTCCTGCTCGTCCCGACCGGCGGCATCGACTCCGGCAATGCACGCGCCTATCTCGATGCGGGAGCCGTTGCCGTCGGCATCGGCGGAAACCTGGTTTCGGCGCAGGCTGTGGCGGCTGAGGATTGGGCACAGATCACCGCGACGGCCCGCGCCTGCGTCGACGCGGCTCGGTGA